Proteins from a genomic interval of bacterium:
- a CDS encoding DUF2442 domain-containing protein translates to MLFDIISAEYLDEYRIKVTFENKKTGIVDFNKYLKRGGVFEKFKNIEFFKSFQLDKEIGNLTWNKEIDIAPEILYSEAIHSPLPKWMEN, encoded by the coding sequence ATGCTTTTCGATATAATATCCGCGGAATATTTAGATGAATATAGAATTAAAGTTACATTTGAAAACAAAAAAACCGGAATTGTAGATTTTAATAAATATCTAAAAAGAGGCGGCGTTTTTGAAAAGTTTAAAAATATTGAATTTTTTAAATCATTTCAGTTGGATAAAGAAATTGGTAATCTTACCTGGAATAAAGAGATTGATATAGCGCCTGAAATTTTGTATTCTGAGGCAATTCATTCACCTTTGCCTAAATGGATGGAGAATTAG
- a CDS encoding PIN domain-containing protein yields MKLFIDTSAWLAINDKNDQYHTEAMNKIIEIKNQKIALITSEYIFDESITLIRYRISHSSAVLFGESLLNSNIVKIIDITDKDRFKAWDLFKKYEDKELSFTDCISFVLIKNLKLQKVFTFDSHFKQMGFETF; encoded by the coding sequence GTGAAATTATTTATAGATACTTCAGCATGGCTTGCGATAAATGATAAAAATGATCAATACCATACTGAAGCAATGAATAAGATTATAGAAATAAAAAACCAAAAAATTGCGCTTATAACTTCAGAATATATTTTTGATGAAAGTATAACTTTAATACGTTACCGTATTTCACACTCTTCAGCGGTTCTTTTCGGAGAATCATTATTAAACAGCAATATAGTTAAAATTATTGATATTACAGATAAAGACAGGTTTAAAGCCTGGGATTTGTTTAAAAAATATGAGGATAAAGAATTAAGTTTTACGGATTGTATAAGCTTTGTTTTAATAAAAAATTTGAAACTTCAGAAAGTTTTTACTTTTGACAGCCATTTTAAACAAATGGGATTTGAGACATTTTAA
- a CDS encoding CopG family transcriptional regulator: MSVLKRTQMYFCEDVLLELKRKAREENTSIADIVRNAISEFLAKEKKKNWINDPLWNIAGSAHSKDKDLSINHDKYLYGKNK, translated from the coding sequence ATGTCTGTACTTAAAAGAACGCAGATGTATTTTTGTGAAGATGTACTTTTAGAGCTGAAAAGAAAGGCAAGAGAAGAAAATACCAGCATCGCTGATATTGTCAGGAACGCGATTTCAGAATTTCTTGCAAAAGAGAAAAAAAAGAATTGGATAAATGACCCGTTATGGAATATAGCTGGTTCCGCCCATTCGAAAGATAAAGATCTTTCCATTAATCATGATAAATATCTTTACGGAAAAAACAAGTGA
- a CDS encoding 7-cyano-7-deazaguanine synthase, with protein sequence MQKKAVVLLSGGLDSTLALKLMIDQGVEVYPLNFVSIFCRCNRKGCHEATRVAGQFGVKIKLMEKGDEYLEVLKNPPHGYGKNMNPCIDCRIFMLKKAKKYMEEVGASFLVTGEVLGQRPMSQRRDAINLIEKEAGVKGLVFRPLSAAFFPETEMEKSGLVDSKKFPAISGRSRKEQIKLAEEKDIKDYPCPAGGCLLTDPEFGKRLKESFSHGEDSKRDILLLKIGRHFRLKNGRKIIVGRNETDNNQLENMQAEGEYILQVEIIPGPVVLLKSDCDEETLKMAAGICVSYSDFDKDEPAPVLVRKKDGKSDIIKAYRVDMSAISGLMI encoded by the coding sequence TTGAATTTTGTCTCCATTTTTTGCCGTTGTAACCGCAAGGGATGCCATGAGGCGACAAGGGTAGCGGGGCAATTCGGGGTGAAAATCAAGCTCATGGAAAAGGGTGATGAATATCTCGAGGTTTTGAAAAATCCGCCGCACGGTTACGGCAAAAACATGAATCCGTGTATTGACTGCCGTATTTTTATGTTGAAAAAAGCTAAAAAATATATGGAAGAGGTTGGCGCGTCATTTCTTGTAACAGGCGAGGTTTTAGGGCAGAGGCCTATGTCGCAGAGAAGGGACGCGATTAATCTTATTGAAAAAGAAGCAGGTGTTAAGGGTTTAGTGTTCAGACCTCTTTCAGCAGCGTTTTTTCCTGAAACTGAAATGGAAAAATCAGGATTAGTCGATTCTAAAAAATTTCCGGCAATTTCCGGACGTTCACGAAAAGAGCAGATTAAACTTGCTGAGGAAAAAGATATTAAAGATTATCCATGCCCCGCTGGAGGTTGTCTTTTAACCGACCCTGAATTCGGAAAAAGATTAAAAGAATCTTTTTCTCACGGCGAGGATTCAAAAAGGGACATTTTACTTTTAAAGATCGGCAGGCATTTCAGGCTAAAAAATGGAAGAAAAATTATTGTAGGCCGCAATGAGACAGATAATAATCAATTGGAGAATATGCAGGCTGAAGGAGAATATATTCTGCAGGTTGAGATCATTCCCGGGCCGGTAGTTTTGCTCAAATCAGATTGTGATGAAGAGACACTGAAAATGGCCGCCGGGATATGTGTAAGCTACAGCGATTTTGATAAAGATGAGCCGGCTCCCGTTTTGGTCAGGAAAAAAGACGGGAAGTCAGATATAATAAAGGCTTACAGAGTTGATATGTCAGCGATAAGCGGGTTGATGATTTAG
- the cysS gene encoding cysteine--tRNA ligase — MPLKIYNTLTRKKEEFVPLKNGEVKMYVCGVTVYDECHLGHGRSAVAFDVIRRYLEKLGYKVTFVKNFTDVDDKIINRANKDNIKPEELTKKYIEAYNTDMKLLGVRKADIEPKATEHIKEMIELISDLVKKGYAYESNGDVYFAVRKFKGYGKLSGRSLDELEAGARVEVNEQKKDPLDFALWKKSKEGEPWWDSPWGKGRPGWHIECSAMSKKYLGSTLDIHAGGQDLIFPHHENEVAQSEASTGEQFSRYWMHNGFVNINKEKMSKSLGNFFTISDILKKYDGEVVRFFLLSTHYRSPIDYSDKELDSAGNSLKRIYNTLENIDDFLSKNAQKEKRDKTDEEFLPKIKRAEEKFKEGMDDDFNTAEAVASIFELVREANIYLGENPAKDILISAGNKIRELGSILGLFQKEVKENINEFVEAKIKERELARKNKDFAASDRIRDELKNMGIILEDKKDGTRWKRE, encoded by the coding sequence ATGCCATTAAAAATCTATAACACATTAACCAGAAAAAAAGAAGAATTTGTTCCCCTGAAAAACGGGGAAGTGAAAATGTATGTCTGCGGAGTGACGGTCTATGACGAGTGTCATCTTGGGCATGGGCGGAGCGCGGTGGCATTTGACGTGATCAGGCGATACCTTGAAAAGCTTGGTTATAAAGTAACTTTTGTTAAAAATTTCACTGATGTGGATGACAAGATTATTAATCGCGCGAATAAGGACAATATAAAACCGGAAGAGCTTACGAAAAAATATATAGAGGCGTACAACACGGATATGAAATTACTGGGTGTAAGAAAAGCGGATATTGAACCTAAAGCCACGGAGCATATAAAAGAAATGATCGAACTTATTTCTGATCTCGTCAAAAAAGGTTATGCGTATGAAAGTAACGGCGATGTTTATTTCGCGGTAAGAAAATTTAAAGGTTATGGGAAATTGTCGGGAAGAAGCCTGGATGAACTGGAAGCCGGCGCCCGGGTTGAGGTTAACGAGCAGAAAAAAGACCCTCTTGATTTCGCGCTCTGGAAAAAATCGAAAGAAGGCGAGCCGTGGTGGGACAGCCCGTGGGGAAAGGGAAGGCCGGGCTGGCATATTGAATGTTCCGCGATGTCAAAAAAGTATCTTGGAAGCACACTGGATATTCACGCCGGCGGGCAGGACCTGATATTTCCTCACCATGAAAATGAGGTCGCGCAGTCCGAAGCGTCAACCGGAGAACAATTTTCAAGGTATTGGATGCATAATGGATTCGTGAATATCAACAAAGAAAAAATGTCCAAGTCATTGGGCAATTTTTTTACAATATCGGATATCCTGAAGAAATATGACGGTGAAGTTGTCAGGTTTTTCCTTTTGTCCACCCATTACCGCTCGCCGATCGATTATTCGGATAAGGAACTTGACAGTGCGGGAAATTCATTAAAAAGAATTTATAACACATTAGAAAATATTGATGATTTTTTGAGTAAAAATGCACAAAAAGAAAAACGCGATAAAACAGATGAAGAATTTCTGCCAAAGATAAAAAGAGCGGAAGAAAAGTTTAAAGAAGGCATGGACGATGATTTTAACACGGCTGAAGCCGTTGCCTCGATTTTTGAATTGGTTCGAGAGGCTAATATTTATCTTGGGGAAAATCCCGCGAAAGACATTCTTATTTCCGCGGGAAATAAAATCAGGGAATTGGGAAGTATTTTAGGATTATTTCAGAAAGAAGTTAAAGAGAACATAAACGAATTTGTCGAGGCAAAGATAAAAGAAAGAGAACTCGCCCGCAAAAACAAGGATTTTGCCGCATCTGACAGAATAAGAGATGAATTGAAAAATATGGGAATTATTCTGGAAGATAAAAAAGATGGGACACGGTGGAAAAGGGAATAA